The following are encoded together in the Cynocephalus volans isolate mCynVol1 chromosome 4, mCynVol1.pri, whole genome shotgun sequence genome:
- the LOC134376078 gene encoding histone H3.1-like, producing the protein MARTKQRARKSTGGKAPRKQLAAKVARKSAPATGGVMKPYRFRPGSVALREIRRYQKSSALLVRKLPFQRLVREVAQDFKTDLRFQMSAMMALQEACESYLVGLFEDTNLCAIHAKRVTIMLRDMQLALRLRGTWV; encoded by the coding sequence ATGGCTCGCACCAAGCAGAGGGCGCGGAAGTCGACCGGCGGCAAGGCGCCGCGGAAGCAGCTGGCCGCGAAGGTAGCCCGCAAGAGCGCCCCGGCCACCGGCGGCGTGATGAAGCCGTACCGCTTTCGGCCCGGCTCGGTGGCGCTGCGCGAGATCCGCCGCTACCAGAAATCCAGCGCCCTGCTGGTCCGCAAACTGCCGTTCCAGCGGCTGGTGCGAGAGGTCGCGCAGGATTTCAAGACGGACCTGCGCTTTCAGATGTCGGCTATGATGGCGCTCCAGGAGGCCTGCGAGTCCTATTTGGTGGGGCTGTTTGAGGACACCAACCTGTGCGCCATCCACGCCAAGCGTGTCACCATCATGCTCAGAGACATGCAGCTCGCGCTCCGTCTCCGCGGGACGTGGGTCTAG